One region of Trichosurus vulpecula isolate mTriVul1 chromosome 1, mTriVul1.pri, whole genome shotgun sequence genomic DNA includes:
- the LOC118853737 gene encoding hippocampus abundant transcript 1 protein-like isoform X2, giving the protein MTGEKKKKKRLNRSVLLAKKIITKDGGAGIGEPSVYHAVVVIFLEFFAWGLLTTPMLTVLHQTFPQHTFLMNGLIHGVKGLLSFLSAPLIGALSDVWGRKSFLLLTVFFTCAPIPLMKISPWWYFAVISMSGVFAVTFSVIFAYVADITQEHERSTAYGLVSATFAASLVTSPAIGAYLSRAYGDTLVVVLASGVALLDIGFILLAVPESLPEEMRPVSWGAPISWEQADPFASLRKVGQDSTVLLICITVFLSYLPEAGQYSSFFLYLRQVISFSSETVAAFIGVVGILSILAQTVVLGILMRSIGNKNTILLGLGFQILQLAWYGFGSQPWMMWAAGAVAAMSSITFPAISAMVSRNADPDQQGVVQGMITGIRGLCNGLGPALYGFVFYLFHVELNEMVAVESLEKATKPNMANPSDERSIIPGPPFLFGACSVLLSLLVALFIPEHNHLTLRSGSHKKHSNGAQSHTHSPQAGGLDGKEPLLVDSSV; this is encoded by the exons ATGAccggggagaagaagaagaagaagcggCTCAACCGCAGCGTGCTGCTGGCCAAGAAGATCATCACCAAGGACGGAGGCGCC GGGATTGGCGAGCCTAGTGTGTACCATGCCGTGGTGGTGATCTTCCTTGAGTTCTTTGCCTGGGGCCTGCTCACAACCCCCATGTTAACG GTGTTGCACCAGACGTTCCCACAGCACACCTTCCTGATGAATGGCCTGATCCATGGAGTCAAG GGTCTGCTGTCTTTCCTCAGTGCCCCTCTCATTGGTGCCCTCTCAGACGTCTGGGGCAGAAAGTCATTCCTCCTCTTGACGGTGTTCTTTACCTGTGCGCCCATTCCCCTGATGAAGATCAGCCCATG GTGGTACTTTGCAGTCATTTCCATGTCCGGGGTCTTTGCAGTCaccttctctgtcatctttgccTACGTGGCTGATATCACCCAGGAGCACGAGCGGAGCACAGCATATGGCCTG GTCTCTGCTACCTTTGCTGCCAGTCTGGTGACGAGCCCAGCCATTGGTGCCTACCTGTCCCGCGCCTATGGTGACAcgctggtggtggtgctggccTCGGGAGTGGCTCTGCTGGACATTGGCTTCATATTACTGGCCGTGCCAGAGTCCCTGCCTGAGGAGATGCGGCCTGTGTCTTGGGGAGCTCCCATCTCCTGGGAGCAGGCTGACCCCTTTGCT TCTCTTCGGAAAGTGGGCCAGGACTCTACCGTGCTTCTCATCTGTATCACTGTCTTCCTCTCCTACCTGCCAGAAGCCGGCCAGTACTCCAGCTTCTTTCTCTACCTGCGCCAG GTAATTAGCTTTTCCTCAGAAACAGTGGCTGCCTTCATTGGTGTGGTGGGGATTCTGTCCATCCTGGCTCAG ACAGTTGTGCTGGGAATCCTGATGCGCTCCATAGGGAACAAGAACACGATACTGCTCGGCCTGGGGTTCCAGATCCTACAGCTGGCCTGGTACGGCTTTGGCTCCCAGCCTTG gATGATGTGGGCCGCAGGTGCTGTGGCAGCCATGTCCAGCATCACCTTCCCTGCCATCAGCGCCATGGTGTCCCGGAATGCAGACCCTGACCAGCAAG GTGTCGTTCAAGGGATGATCACCGGCATCCGGGGGCTGTGCAACGGCCTGGGGCCAGCCCTGTATGGCTTCGTCTTCTACCTGTTTCACGTGGAGCTGAATGAGATGGTGGCAGTGGAGAGCCTGGAGAAGGCTACCAAGCCCAACATGGCCAACCCTTCGGATGAG CGAAGCATCATCCCGGGCCCCCCTTTCCTCTTTGGAGCGTGCTCAGTCCTGCTGTCCCTCCTAGTGGCCTTGTTCATCCCTGAGCACAATCATCTCACACTTCGGTCCGGCAGCCACAAGAAACACAGCAATGGTGCCCAGAGCCACACGCACAGCCCCCAGGCAGGTGGCTTGGATGGGAAGGAGCCCCTCCTGGTGGACAGCAGTGTATGA
- the LOC118853737 gene encoding hippocampus abundant transcript 1 protein-like isoform X3 has protein sequence MTGEKKKKKRLNRSVLLAKKIITKDGGARQGIGEPSVYHAVVVIFLEFFAWGLLTTPMLTVLHQTFPQHTFLMNGLIHGVKGLLSFLSAPLIGALSDVWGRKSFLLLTVFFTCAPIPLMKISPWWYFAVISMSGVFAVTFSVIFAYVADITQEHERSTAYGLVSATFAASLVTSPAIGAYLSRAYGDTLVVVLASGVALLDIGFILLAVPESLPEEMRPVSWGAPISWEQADPFASLRKVGQDSTVLLICITVFLSYLPEAGQYSSFFLYLRQVISFSSETVAAFIGVVGILSILAQTVVLGILMRSIGNKNTILLGLGFQILQLAWMMWAAGAVAAMSSITFPAISAMVSRNADPDQQGVVQGMITGIRGLCNGLGPALYGFVFYLFHVELNEMVAVESLEKATKPNMANPSDERSIIPGPPFLFGACSVLLSLLVALFIPEHNHLTLRSGSHKKHSNGAQSHTHSPQAGGLDGKEPLLVDSSV, from the exons ATGAccggggagaagaagaagaagaagcggCTCAACCGCAGCGTGCTGCTGGCCAAGAAGATCATCACCAAGGACGGAGGCGCC CGACAGGGGATTGGCGAGCCTAGTGTGTACCATGCCGTGGTGGTGATCTTCCTTGAGTTCTTTGCCTGGGGCCTGCTCACAACCCCCATGTTAACG GTGTTGCACCAGACGTTCCCACAGCACACCTTCCTGATGAATGGCCTGATCCATGGAGTCAAG GGTCTGCTGTCTTTCCTCAGTGCCCCTCTCATTGGTGCCCTCTCAGACGTCTGGGGCAGAAAGTCATTCCTCCTCTTGACGGTGTTCTTTACCTGTGCGCCCATTCCCCTGATGAAGATCAGCCCATG GTGGTACTTTGCAGTCATTTCCATGTCCGGGGTCTTTGCAGTCaccttctctgtcatctttgccTACGTGGCTGATATCACCCAGGAGCACGAGCGGAGCACAGCATATGGCCTG GTCTCTGCTACCTTTGCTGCCAGTCTGGTGACGAGCCCAGCCATTGGTGCCTACCTGTCCCGCGCCTATGGTGACAcgctggtggtggtgctggccTCGGGAGTGGCTCTGCTGGACATTGGCTTCATATTACTGGCCGTGCCAGAGTCCCTGCCTGAGGAGATGCGGCCTGTGTCTTGGGGAGCTCCCATCTCCTGGGAGCAGGCTGACCCCTTTGCT TCTCTTCGGAAAGTGGGCCAGGACTCTACCGTGCTTCTCATCTGTATCACTGTCTTCCTCTCCTACCTGCCAGAAGCCGGCCAGTACTCCAGCTTCTTTCTCTACCTGCGCCAG GTAATTAGCTTTTCCTCAGAAACAGTGGCTGCCTTCATTGGTGTGGTGGGGATTCTGTCCATCCTGGCTCAG ACAGTTGTGCTGGGAATCCTGATGCGCTCCATAGGGAACAAGAACACGATACTGCTCGGCCTGGGGTTCCAGATCCTACAGCTGGCCTG gATGATGTGGGCCGCAGGTGCTGTGGCAGCCATGTCCAGCATCACCTTCCCTGCCATCAGCGCCATGGTGTCCCGGAATGCAGACCCTGACCAGCAAG GTGTCGTTCAAGGGATGATCACCGGCATCCGGGGGCTGTGCAACGGCCTGGGGCCAGCCCTGTATGGCTTCGTCTTCTACCTGTTTCACGTGGAGCTGAATGAGATGGTGGCAGTGGAGAGCCTGGAGAAGGCTACCAAGCCCAACATGGCCAACCCTTCGGATGAG CGAAGCATCATCCCGGGCCCCCCTTTCCTCTTTGGAGCGTGCTCAGTCCTGCTGTCCCTCCTAGTGGCCTTGTTCATCCCTGAGCACAATCATCTCACACTTCGGTCCGGCAGCCACAAGAAACACAGCAATGGTGCCCAGAGCCACACGCACAGCCCCCAGGCAGGTGGCTTGGATGGGAAGGAGCCCCTCCTGGTGGACAGCAGTGTATGA
- the LOC118853737 gene encoding hippocampus abundant transcript 1 protein-like isoform X1: MTGEKKKKKRLNRSVLLAKKIITKDGGARQGIGEPSVYHAVVVIFLEFFAWGLLTTPMLTVLHQTFPQHTFLMNGLIHGVKGLLSFLSAPLIGALSDVWGRKSFLLLTVFFTCAPIPLMKISPWWYFAVISMSGVFAVTFSVIFAYVADITQEHERSTAYGLVSATFAASLVTSPAIGAYLSRAYGDTLVVVLASGVALLDIGFILLAVPESLPEEMRPVSWGAPISWEQADPFASLRKVGQDSTVLLICITVFLSYLPEAGQYSSFFLYLRQVISFSSETVAAFIGVVGILSILAQTVVLGILMRSIGNKNTILLGLGFQILQLAWYGFGSQPWMMWAAGAVAAMSSITFPAISAMVSRNADPDQQGVVQGMITGIRGLCNGLGPALYGFVFYLFHVELNEMVAVESLEKATKPNMANPSDERSIIPGPPFLFGACSVLLSLLVALFIPEHNHLTLRSGSHKKHSNGAQSHTHSPQAGGLDGKEPLLVDSSV, from the exons ATGAccggggagaagaagaagaagaagcggCTCAACCGCAGCGTGCTGCTGGCCAAGAAGATCATCACCAAGGACGGAGGCGCC CGACAGGGGATTGGCGAGCCTAGTGTGTACCATGCCGTGGTGGTGATCTTCCTTGAGTTCTTTGCCTGGGGCCTGCTCACAACCCCCATGTTAACG GTGTTGCACCAGACGTTCCCACAGCACACCTTCCTGATGAATGGCCTGATCCATGGAGTCAAG GGTCTGCTGTCTTTCCTCAGTGCCCCTCTCATTGGTGCCCTCTCAGACGTCTGGGGCAGAAAGTCATTCCTCCTCTTGACGGTGTTCTTTACCTGTGCGCCCATTCCCCTGATGAAGATCAGCCCATG GTGGTACTTTGCAGTCATTTCCATGTCCGGGGTCTTTGCAGTCaccttctctgtcatctttgccTACGTGGCTGATATCACCCAGGAGCACGAGCGGAGCACAGCATATGGCCTG GTCTCTGCTACCTTTGCTGCCAGTCTGGTGACGAGCCCAGCCATTGGTGCCTACCTGTCCCGCGCCTATGGTGACAcgctggtggtggtgctggccTCGGGAGTGGCTCTGCTGGACATTGGCTTCATATTACTGGCCGTGCCAGAGTCCCTGCCTGAGGAGATGCGGCCTGTGTCTTGGGGAGCTCCCATCTCCTGGGAGCAGGCTGACCCCTTTGCT TCTCTTCGGAAAGTGGGCCAGGACTCTACCGTGCTTCTCATCTGTATCACTGTCTTCCTCTCCTACCTGCCAGAAGCCGGCCAGTACTCCAGCTTCTTTCTCTACCTGCGCCAG GTAATTAGCTTTTCCTCAGAAACAGTGGCTGCCTTCATTGGTGTGGTGGGGATTCTGTCCATCCTGGCTCAG ACAGTTGTGCTGGGAATCCTGATGCGCTCCATAGGGAACAAGAACACGATACTGCTCGGCCTGGGGTTCCAGATCCTACAGCTGGCCTGGTACGGCTTTGGCTCCCAGCCTTG gATGATGTGGGCCGCAGGTGCTGTGGCAGCCATGTCCAGCATCACCTTCCCTGCCATCAGCGCCATGGTGTCCCGGAATGCAGACCCTGACCAGCAAG GTGTCGTTCAAGGGATGATCACCGGCATCCGGGGGCTGTGCAACGGCCTGGGGCCAGCCCTGTATGGCTTCGTCTTCTACCTGTTTCACGTGGAGCTGAATGAGATGGTGGCAGTGGAGAGCCTGGAGAAGGCTACCAAGCCCAACATGGCCAACCCTTCGGATGAG CGAAGCATCATCCCGGGCCCCCCTTTCCTCTTTGGAGCGTGCTCAGTCCTGCTGTCCCTCCTAGTGGCCTTGTTCATCCCTGAGCACAATCATCTCACACTTCGGTCCGGCAGCCACAAGAAACACAGCAATGGTGCCCAGAGCCACACGCACAGCCCCCAGGCAGGTGGCTTGGATGGGAAGGAGCCCCTCCTGGTGGACAGCAGTGTATGA